The genome window TTAAGCGAAATTCCTGATGCTAAAATAAAACCTGCAAATACAATTGGCCTGTATCATATGGCTATCCGCTTACCGGATCGTTCTTCACTTGCACAATTGTTGCAGCATTTGGCCGGTCTTGGACAGAGCTTTCAAGGTTTTGCGGATCATGGCGTCAGTGAAGCTCTTTACCTTGCTGACCCTGAAGGTAATGGCGTTGAATTATATGTGGATCGTCCGAAAACAGAATGGCAATATTCAAACGGACAACTCGCCATGGTGACTGAACAGCTTGATGTCAATAATTTATTATCTACCGTCAAAAAGTCGTCTTGGGGCGGATTATCACAAGGAACGGATATCGGCCACATTCATCTTCACATTTCCGAACTCAGTAAAGCACGATCATTTTATCATGAGATGCTTGGGATGGACATTACGCAAAGTTCATATCCCGGAGCATTATTTATGTCGGCCGGCGGATACCATCACCATATCGGTACTAATATTTGGGCCGGTAAAAATTGGCCCCCCGACCGTGCTACCGGTTTGCGCGAATTTGGAATTACTATTCCGGATTCCAATTATTTTTTAAAACTGAAAACCCAGTTTGAATCGGCAAAACGCCCGATTGAAACGATCTCTGCCAACGAATTTGTTACAACTGATCTTGATAATATTCATGTGCGAATTATCCAAGCATAGCATTAAAAGGAGAGTTTATTAAAACCGTACTTCACCAATCCAATTCTCGTGGAACGGCTGACCACGGCTGGCTTAACAGCCGGCATACTTTTAGTTTTGGTCATTACCATGACCCTTCGCGGACGCATTTCGGCTTACTGCGTGTTTTGAATGACGATACTGTGCAGGGCGGCGAAGGTTTCGATACACACGCACATAACAATATGGAAATTGTTTCCATTCCACTTCAAGGCGCATTAGAACATCGGGATAGCACCGGACGTCATGAAGTTATTTGTACGGGTGACGTACAGATCATGTCGGCAGGATCGGGTATTGCACACTCGGAGTTTAATCATTCTGAAAACGATCCTGTTCAATTCCTGCAGATATGGATATTTCCTAAAGAGCGCAATATCACGCCGCGATACGAACAGAAAACTTTTCCCGAATCCGGTTTCCACAATGTTTTTCAAACAGTAGTTGCGCCGGATAATTCGAACGCGTTATGGATCAATCAAGATGCTTATTTATCGCTTGGAATTTTTGACGAAAATAAGACGCCATCGTATGCTATGCGTCGCGAAGGAAACGGCGTTTATCTGTTCGTCATTGAAGGTAAGATTGAAGTTGCAGGAGAAATGCTCGAACGTCGTGACGCCATTGGACTGAACGAAGTATCATTGATCGATATCCTTGTAAAAGAACAAGCTAAAATACTTATCATTGAAGTACCTATGAAATAAAAAAACCGTTTCAAATTTGAAATTTGAAACGGTTTTAATGTTTAACCAATTTGATTTTTATTCAGCGGAAATCACTTTCAATTCATTGCCTGCCGCAATCTGCGATTTTAAAAATTTCTCGCCATCCAGTACTTCACATTCACTAAAGATCCCATCCAGTTCCAATCGTTTGACCCTCAATTTTCCCATAGCTTTCTGGCGTGTATACGCCTTACCGTCGACCATCAATTCTTCTTCCTGGACGATATGAAATTTATCGCCTTCGCGAACACCGATTTCTTTTCCACAACTGATAAGCACGCGAAGTTTATCTTTTTTTCCTGATTCAAGAATTTTAACAATTTTCCCTTCAACCGGGAATGCGCTTCGAAGCGTGTTTAAAATTCCCTCGCCCGCATCATTGAGTGCGTCGTAAGCAATTTTAGAAGAAAGATCTTTTTTGGCATCCGATGTACCTTTAATGTCTTTGGAGGATTTAATTTGTCCGCTGGACACATCGATAATCCGTAAATTCATCTCAAGAGTTGAACGGTATTTTTTTTCTTTTTTGCTGGTACTTAAATTAAGGATTTTACCTTGTACTAAATATTGTGTTCCGAGCATATTTCCGAATTTGGCTGCTGTGTCAGGATCCGTCAGATCGCCCATTTGAAAATTTTGTTCTTGCAGAATTTTATCGATTGCAGCCCGTTCGATAACAATAAACCGCTTAAGATCGACAAATGCGTTAATAACTTTTTGAGTAGCCGCTTCCGAAAAAGCGTCAACACCGGCGCGATCGAACACCTGTTTATCGCTGACTTTGGCCGCATCAAACAATAAGACCGCTACCCGTGGTTTTTCATTGGTTAAACTTACGCGTTCCTGCGCGTATACTGACGCCACAAAAAACCATATTGATATTATCCATTTCATTCTAAATTTCTCCGTTTTTTCAAAAATACGGTACAAAAGTAATTCAAGATTTTATCTTAGTCAACTTTAAAAAGTAAACGCGAAGAGTGGAATGGCGTTTTGCGACTGAACGTTTTACTTCCGAACTCTTCGCGTTTTACAAGATCGCTATATTTCAATATCGTTGAATTACTTCTCCTGGGCCTCCACGGCTGCAATAGCTGCCATGTTAACGATGTCTTTAACTTCGCTACCGTGTTGAAGAACATGAACCGGTTTCCGCAATCCCATCAAAATGGGTCCTATGGCCTCCGCGCCGCCTAGACGGCTAAGAAGTTTGTAAGCGGCATTGGCCGATTGGAGCTCGGGGAATATCAAAATATTTGCACCACCTTTTAGTATACTAAAAGGATATTCTTTTTCGAGAATTTCCGGTGTTACTGCCGTGTCCGCCTGCATTTCACCGTCAATCATCAGACTTGGTTCACGCAACTTGACCAATTGAACGGCTTCTTTGATTTTGTGAAGACTTGGATGATGCGTACTTCCGAAATTCGAGAAAGCAATCATTGCAATACGCGGCTCCACATGGAAACGTTTAGCAACATTCGCACTCAGAATCGCAATCTCGGCAAGCTCTTCGGCTGTGGGATCAATATTCACCGTCGTATCAGCCAGGAAGTAAATTTTGTCTTTAATGATCAACATGTACAATCCGGATACTTTTGAGATGCCTTCCTGCATCCGGAGTATTTGTAAAGCCGGACGTATCGTATCAGGATAATTTTGTGTCACTCCGGCTATCAAACCATCGGCATCTCCCATCCGTACCATCATACTTGCGTACGATGTATAATGCCGCATTTGTGCCACGGATTCTGACCACGTTGCGCCTTTACGCTGACGAAGTTTATAATATTCCTGCGCGTAACTTTCAAACTTGGCCGAACTTGACGGATGCAAAATTTCAATGCCGGTCAGGTCAATATCCAATTCCTTGGCCATACCGCGAATATGATCTTCCTTTCCGAGCAAAATCGGTTTCGCAATATTTTCATCGACAATAATATGAGCCGCGCGAAGAACTTTATCGTTGAAACCTTCGGGCAGAACGATCCTCTTCAGATTTTTCTGAGCACGATGGATCATTGACCGCATGACTTCGCGGGATTTTCCAAGGCGGTTTTCGAGTTGATCTTTATATTGTTCGATGTCGACTTTGATGCGGGCAACGCCGGTTTCCATAGCCGCCTGCGCTACCGCCGCCGCTTCCCAGATCAAAACGCGATGATCGAACGGTTTCGGAATCAAGTATTCTTTGCCGAAATGCAACCGGTCCAATCCGTACGCTTTCGCGACAGAATCCGGCACGTCCTCTTTGGCCAATTTTGCCAAAGCAAATGCCGCCGCGCGCTTCATTTCCTCGTTAATCGTAGTTGCACGAACATCCAAAGCCCCGCGGAAAATGAAAGGAAAACCAAGAACGTTATTCACTTGGTTGGGATAATCGGAACGGCCTGTAGCCATGATCACGTCCGGGCGCGCCGCTGTAGCATCGTCATAAGTGATTTCAGGATCGGGATTCGCCATTGCAAAAATAATCGGATCGCGTGCCATCGATTTGACCATTTCTTTCGTAACAACGTTCGCTACCGAAAGTCCGGCAAACATGTCCGCTCCAACCATCGCTTCGGCGAGCGTTCTTGCTTTCGTATCGTTGGCTAAATTTTCTTTGTAAGGATTCATTCCGGACGTGCGGCCTTTGTAGACAACGCCTTTCGTATCGCACAAAATCAGGTTTTCTTTTTTTACGCCGAGACTGATATAAAAATTGGCGCACGCGATACCCGATGCGCCAGCGCCGTTGACGACCACTTTCATGTCGCTGAGTTTCTTTCCTACAATTTCAGCCGCATTCATCAATGCCGCACCGGAAATGATGGCCGTTCCATGTTGATCGTCGTGAAAAACAGGAATGTTCATCGTTTGTTTTAATTTTTCTTCAATGTAAAAACATTCCGGCGCTTTGATGTCTTCCAAATTGATGCCGCCGAACGTCGGTTCGAGCATTTGAACCAACTTAACGATATCGTCCTGGTTATGGCTATTGACTTCAATATCAAACACATCGATATCGGCAAAACGTTTAAACAGCACGCCTTTGCCTTCCATCACCGGTTTGCCGCCGAGTGCGCCGATGTCGCCGAGACCTAAAACCGCCGTACCATTCGACAAAACCGCAACCAGATTGCCTTTAGCCGTATATAAATACGCATCTTCGGGATTTTCCTGAATCTTCAAACACGGTATGGCTACGCCCGGGCTGTAAGCCAACGAAAGATCCCGTTGCGTAATACAAGGTTTAGTCGGAATGACTTCTATTTTCCCTTTGCGCCCTTGCTTGTGGTATTCGAGCGCTTCTTGTTCGCGAATCATATTTGCCTCCCTCCGAACCGCAAAAGGCCGGAGATATTAAAAATGAACAGACTTTTTGTGACGGTCAAAAGATACCAATCAACCGCTAAACAATATAACGGAACGGTCAGCTAAAACAATGATTTCGGTCATGTTATGGGGAAATTCGAAGGATGGAAAACAGGAAAAGTCAAAAGTAAAAAGTCAAAGCCGATCCATAATTTTTTTTTGAATTTTTACTTTTGACTTTGAATTGGAAGGCTAATCCGGAAACAGCGTTTTATCAATTCCGGGAATGACTTTCAATGCGTTTTTATAATACAACTTTTTCAGAACATCGTCCGGCAGTTTCATTCCGTACATCTTCCAGAATGCATGATAATGGCGATAATAATCGAAATATTCATCATCGGACTCAAGCACTCGAAAATAAGTATGATATTCCGACGGCTCCCAGGAATCTTTACCAAACATGACGCGATCCTGATATTTGATAAACCATTCGCGCGCAAATTTGGGCTGACGACCTAATTCTGCCAAGATCGCCCCAATCTCGGTATACATATTCGGCAAAGAGTCCATCAATTTACCCAACGACGCAAGATCATTGGCAAGCCATCCCATGTGAGCCATAATGAAAGTCGTTTCCGGATGTTTACGAAACATGTTATGTTGTTCCTGCATCAGCTTTTCCCATGACGGATTCGTCGCCGGATCACGGTACCTTTCCGGGTGAATTTTCATTTCCTCGAGCCGTTCATTATTTTTATCTTTAGGCTGCCAGAATTGCCGGGGCTCGCCGGTGTGAATTAATACCGGAATGCCTAATTCACCGCAGCGCTTCCAGATCGGATCGAGTCGCGGATCATCTACGGGCAGACGTTTACCTGAACCGTCGATCACATTGAAACCGAGGTTTTTGTACACTTTCAGACCCTGCGCCCCGTTTTTAACATCCGCTTCCAATTGTTTCAACGTGCGTTCCGTCCAGTCCGGATCGTCCACTCCGTAAAAATCGACATTCGTAAAAAGTATCATCCGGCCCGGCATCACCGCTTTGGCATTATCAATACCGTTTTTTAAATAAGCGCCGTCCTGAAGTCCGAATTTAAACGTTCCGTCTTTCAACGTTTCTCTTTTAAACCCGCGCCCGCTGAGATTGACCATAATTTTCATATTCAGACTATCCATTTGCTTTGCCAATAAAGCATACGTTTCTTTGGACAGATCGAACTGATGATTGTGAACGTCGATAAAAGGAAATTTCGCATGAGTGACGATATGACCGGGAACAATTAATGACGACGGAGGATCGTATTGATCAAATGGAATATCCTGAGCCGATGCGAAGACAGGAAGTAAAAATACCAGCCAAAAAATTCTCATAATGTCACCTTGTGCTTATAAAGAAGTTAAAAGAAATGATGGGTCGAAAGCGAATGATTGATTAACGAATAAAACGAAAGAAGGTTGCTTAAAATTTCCTGATTTCATTAAGCTTGTTTCTTCAATTGCTTTGATGTAATTTTAACGCCATCCAATAAACATAACTGAACATCATGGGAAAAACTAAATCGCATTACGTTTGCCAATCCTGCGGGTATCAATCCTCAAAATCGCTCGGGCGTTGTCCGGAATGCGAACAGTGGAATTCATTCGTTGAAGAAGCGGTCACCCCGACGATGAATTCTGCAGCAAAATCGCCGGATAAAATTCTCGGTAATTTAAAATTAGTCGATAGCTCAACGTACGCCGATCTTTCAGAGGACCCTCAAACTCTTGACCAGATTGCCGTTCAACGGGATCACCGGGTTTCAACCGGCGTGTCGGAGTTTGATCGCGTTTTAGGCGGCGGTATCGTCAAAGGTTCGCTCGTGCTGGTCGGAGGCGAACCCGGCATCGGAAAATCAACACTGATGTTGCAAATGGCGTCGCAGCTCAAACAGAAAACGCTGTACGTTTCTGGCGAAGAATCAGTATACCAAATCAAATCGCGCGCAGAACGTCTGTCAAGGACGGCCAATCATTTGTTCGTCCTCGCCGAAACCAACCTTACAAAAATTCTTCAGGCGATCGCTAAATTGAATCCTGAAATTGTCGTGATCGATTCGATCCAGACATTATATCGCGATGAAATTGAAAGCGCGCCCGGTAGTGTCAGCCAAGTTCGCGAATGCACGGCCTTATTGATGCATCTGGCCAAAAGCCGGCATATTTCGATCTTTCTCATCGGCCACGTCACCAAAGACGGCGCCATCGCCGGACCTAAAGTGCTCGAACATATTGTCGACACCGTATTACAATTCGAAGGCGATCAAAATCATTTGTTCCGAATTCTTCGCGCGGCAAAAAACCGGTACGGATCGACCAACGAGATTGGAATTTTTGAAATGCGTGAAATCGGTCTGGTCGAAGTTTCCAATCCTTCCGAGCTTTTTTTATCCGAACGTTATCTCCATCATTCCGGTTCGGTCGTCGTGCCGCTGATTGAAGGTTCGCGCGTCCTATTGGTTGAAGTGCAAGCGCTGGTAAGTCCGACCAGTTACGGAATGCCGCAACGTACCACGTCCGGTTTTGATTTACGCCGTCTACAACTTTTGATCGCTGTTTTGGAAAAACGCGCGCGGATGCCGATGGGCCAATTCGATGTTTTTCTCAATATCGCCGGCGGATTAAAAACCGACGAACCGTCCATTGATCTGGGCGTTACGTTAGCGATCGCCTCCAGTTATCGCGATCGTGAAATAGATCCTTACACGGCTGTAATCGGCGAAATCGGGCTGGGTGGAGAAATTCGGGCCGTTAGCCATGCCGAACGTCGCGTACGTGAAGCCGTCAAACTCGGATTTGAAAAAATTATTATTCCAAAGTCGAATCTTAAAGATTTGACACCATTTAAAGAAACTCAATTGATCGGTGTACGAAGATTGGAAGAAATTATCGATACGATTTTAAAATAACGGAGGACTCATGGACAATTTGTTCTCGACCGTCGGTTATGTAGCATCGCAATTGCCGGTTTTTGTCGTATGGATCGTCGGTATAGTTTTATGTTTTACGTATTGGAATACTTACCGTAAAGCGGCGATGTTCACGCTGATCGCCATCATCATTGAAGCCGTTAATACATTCATCGGCATCCTGAGTGTCTGGTTGCCGTCGATGATGACCGAAATAGGCTGGACGTACGAACAGCTTGGAACTTTTTTCATGGTCAAAGGATTTCTTCACGCGATCTTAAATGCATCTGCATGGGGCTTGATCCTCGCTGCTGTTTTTAAAACCCGTGATGCTACGGCATGAACAGCGGTATCAACCTGAAGCAATTGATCCTGCTGATTAAGGAACACAAAGACCTTTCGGCACATGTATGCCTCGACGTCGGATGCGTATTACCAAACACGGACCCTAAGCCACTTTTAAAAATTGTCAATTATTGTATTAATTATTTGCGTCAGCTCGGCAATGCTGAAATGCAAATCGATCTTGATACGCATCAGTGGGGTTATTTGTTGGTCATGATCGTACACACAAAATGTTCCGAGTTGCCGCCTTTCAATCAGGATGTCCATGAACAACTTAAACTTTTTTCCGCAACGTGTAATGTGTTGATCGAACCGTTGTCTTATGCAAAAATTGAAATCAAATTTCAGCGATCCGGTTCCTGATGTTCAATCTATCACCCGGAACATTTTACGAGAACATCCGGTATTATTAAAAAAAATTTCTGAATCCTGCCGGATTTCACGCGAAGAAGTTCCGGAATTATTTGACGAAGTAATTCGATATCTCGGCTTAGTTGCGAAAGTCCGTAAACGACTTGCTCCTTCCCTGATGGTCGACTGGGCATGGCATGAATTCATTCTCTGCACAAAAATATATTCCGATTTTTGTCACGAACATTTTGGCCGTTACATTCATCATCATCCTGCCGAAAAGGAAAACCCCGGTCAATTTGCCCTGACGTTGATGTATTACACGGAATTTTTTGGAAAACCTCCTGAAAAATACTGGGGAAATACGCCGGGAGGATCATGCGGCGCATGTGAATCAGACGGGAATTAAATTAGAATTGTAACTTCAATATAAAATTTTTCACAAAAAAGGAATTGATTATGTACCTATCAGCCTCACTTGCGGTCGATCCCTCTCAGGTAACAAAAATCCGCGCGATACCACCAACTAAAATTTTCAAAAAAATTCTATTTACACTATCATCGGGTCAGATCAGCGAAAAAGAAGAAGTTGAAACTCTGACAGCCTTATCGATTCTCCAGCAATTTAATATGGTTTTTCGTTCACTCGGCATTACCAACATTGTTCGACTTGCCAAAGACGATGTTAACCTGTATTTCGACGAGGAAGGTAAAACAGACGATCTGGCAGAAGCGATGGAAAAATT of bacterium contains these proteins:
- a CDS encoding pirin family protein, translating into MKTVLHQSNSRGTADHGWLNSRHTFSFGHYHDPSRTHFGLLRVLNDDTVQGGEGFDTHAHNNMEIVSIPLQGALEHRDSTGRHEVICTGDVQIMSAGSGIAHSEFNHSENDPVQFLQIWIFPKERNITPRYEQKTFPESGFHNVFQTVVAPDNSNALWINQDAYLSLGIFDENKTPSYAMRREGNGVYLFVIEGKIEVAGEMLERRDAIGLNEVSLIDILVKEQAKILIIEVPMK
- a CDS encoding NADP-dependent malic enzyme, whose product is MIREQEALEYHKQGRKGKIEVIPTKPCITQRDLSLAYSPGVAIPCLKIQENPEDAYLYTAKGNLVAVLSNGTAVLGLGDIGALGGKPVMEGKGVLFKRFADIDVFDIEVNSHNQDDIVKLVQMLEPTFGGINLEDIKAPECFYIEEKLKQTMNIPVFHDDQHGTAIISGAALMNAAEIVGKKLSDMKVVVNGAGASGIACANFYISLGVKKENLILCDTKGVVYKGRTSGMNPYKENLANDTKARTLAEAMVGADMFAGLSVANVVTKEMVKSMARDPIIFAMANPDPEITYDDATAARPDVIMATGRSDYPNQVNNVLGFPFIFRGALDVRATTINEEMKRAAAFALAKLAKEDVPDSVAKAYGLDRLHFGKEYLIPKPFDHRVLIWEAAAVAQAAMETGVARIKVDIEQYKDQLENRLGKSREVMRSMIHRAQKNLKRIVLPEGFNDKVLRAAHIIVDENIAKPILLGKEDHIRGMAKELDIDLTGIEILHPSSSAKFESYAQEYYKLRQRKGATWSESVAQMRHYTSYASMMVRMGDADGLIAGVTQNYPDTIRPALQILRMQEGISKVSGLYMLIIKDKIYFLADTTVNIDPTAEELAEIAILSANVAKRFHVEPRIAMIAFSNFGSTHHPSLHKIKEAVQLVKLREPSLMIDGEMQADTAVTPEILEKEYPFSILKGGANILIFPELQSANAAYKLLSRLGGAEAIGPILMGLRKPVHVLQHGSEVKDIVNMAAIAAVEAQEK
- a CDS encoding amidohydrolase, translating into MRIFWLVFLLPVFASAQDIPFDQYDPPSSLIVPGHIVTHAKFPFIDVHNHQFDLSKETYALLAKQMDSLNMKIMVNLSGRGFKRETLKDGTFKFGLQDGAYLKNGIDNAKAVMPGRMILFTNVDFYGVDDPDWTERTLKQLEADVKNGAQGLKVYKNLGFNVIDGSGKRLPVDDPRLDPIWKRCGELGIPVLIHTGEPRQFWQPKDKNNERLEEMKIHPERYRDPATNPSWEKLMQEQHNMFRKHPETTFIMAHMGWLANDLASLGKLMDSLPNMYTEIGAILAELGRQPKFAREWFIKYQDRVMFGKDSWEPSEYHTYFRVLESDDEYFDYYRHYHAFWKMYGMKLPDDVLKKLYYKNALKVIPGIDKTLFPD
- a CDS encoding CsgG/HfaB family protein, coding for MKWIISIWFFVASVYAQERVSLTNEKPRVAVLLFDAAKVSDKQVFDRAGVDAFSEAATQKVINAFVDLKRFIVIERAAIDKILQEQNFQMGDLTDPDTAAKFGNMLGTQYLVQGKILNLSTSKKEKKYRSTLEMNLRIIDVSSGQIKSSKDIKGTSDAKKDLSSKIAYDALNDAGEGILNTLRSAFPVEGKIVKILESGKKDKLRVLISCGKEIGVREGDKFHIVQEEELMVDGKAYTRQKAMGKLRVKRLELDGIFSECEVLDGEKFLKSQIAAGNELKVISAE
- the radA gene encoding DNA repair protein RadA, whose amino-acid sequence is MGKTKSHYVCQSCGYQSSKSLGRCPECEQWNSFVEEAVTPTMNSAAKSPDKILGNLKLVDSSTYADLSEDPQTLDQIAVQRDHRVSTGVSEFDRVLGGGIVKGSLVLVGGEPGIGKSTLMLQMASQLKQKTLYVSGEESVYQIKSRAERLSRTANHLFVLAETNLTKILQAIAKLNPEIVVIDSIQTLYRDEIESAPGSVSQVRECTALLMHLAKSRHISIFLIGHVTKDGAIAGPKVLEHIVDTVLQFEGDQNHLFRILRAAKNRYGSTNEIGIFEMREIGLVEVSNPSELFLSERYLHHSGSVVVPLIEGSRVLLVEVQALVSPTSYGMPQRTTSGFDLRRLQLLIAVLEKRARMPMGQFDVFLNIAGGLKTDEPSIDLGVTLAIASSYRDREIDPYTAVIGEIGLGGEIRAVSHAERRVREAVKLGFEKIIIPKSNLKDLTPFKETQLIGVRRLEEIIDTILK
- a CDS encoding VOC family protein, which gives rise to MESAVIAIFEKGIFMTPASLPASTHISFVHLNVAHRQSMLDFYVHRIGFKIIGQDANTIRLSVDESIPAQIVLSEIPDAKIKPANTIGLYHMAIRLPDRSSLAQLLQHLAGLGQSFQGFADHGVSEALYLADPEGNGVELYVDRPKTEWQYSNGQLAMVTEQLDVNNLLSTVKKSSWGGLSQGTDIGHIHLHISELSKARSFYHEMLGMDITQSSYPGALFMSAGGYHHHIGTNIWAGKNWPPDRATGLREFGITIPDSNYFLKLKTQFESAKRPIETISANEFVTTDLDNIHVRIIQA